A single genomic interval of Lathyrus oleraceus cultivar Zhongwan6 chromosome 7, CAAS_Psat_ZW6_1.0, whole genome shotgun sequence harbors:
- the LOC127104271 gene encoding uncharacterized protein LOC127104271, producing the protein MVKSSSPPSFHKFRNSNKDKQQRSSEYDEKRQHVYKCEFCPKAFSTGQALGGHKTCHRSSKQQIHDDKAHKTIKITFFLSSSPSYPNNHDAKLKRHSWTRVFKGTVHHPPAALEPLQQEELPAVDLVSLLPPRSYNTKKRSRRYLIHDGVSNNTAPIPSLDMSRESVANLDLNHPDSKRMKLSSNGNDNVLLTSDSNDETVASRVVGNSEINYVEREVRPRVVRDFDLNELPTNDVADEIIHHE; encoded by the coding sequence ATGGTGAAATCTTCTTCACCTCCTTCGTTTCATAAATTCAGAAACAGCAACAAGGATAAACAACAACGGTCTTCTGAATATGATGAGAAACGACAGCATGTCTACAAATGTGAGTTCTGTCCCAAAGCATTCAGCACAGGCCAAGCACTCGGCGGTCACAAGACTTGTCATCGATCCAGCAAGCAACAGATACATGATGATAAGGCTCATAAAACTATCAAGATCACTTTCTTTTTATCTTCTTCTCCAAGTTATCCTAATAATCATGATGCCAAACTGAAAAGACATTCATGGACTAGGGTTTTCAAAGGTACCGTTCATCATCCACCTGCTGCATTGGAACCTCTTCAACAAGAAGAGTTACCAGCTGTTGACTTGGTAAGTTTGCTGCCACCAAGATCGTATAATACAAAGAAAAGGAGCAGGAGATATCTTATTCATGATGGAGTTTCTAATAATACTGCTCCAATACCGTCGTTGGATATGTCTCGCGAATCAGTTGCGAATCTTGATTTGAATCATCCTGATTCTAAGAGGATGAAACTTTCAAGCAATGGGAATGATAATGTGCTGCTGACAAGTGATTCTAATGATGAAACAGTGGCGTCAAGAGTTGTTGGAAACTCTGAGATTAATTATGTTGAAAGAGAAGTGAGACCAAGAGTTGTTCGCGACTTTGATTTGAATGAGCTCCCAACTAATGATGTTGCTGATGAAATCATTCACCATGAATGA
- the LOC127104273 gene encoding uncharacterized protein LOC127104273: protein MDRTWMYDRVYSNRHGLKEEYVRGVKDFVKRALKQPICKSEGGIRCQCINCKCLKIRTPTNVRLHLYRDGFQPDYWIWTQHGEVELNVNTRNDSNSSEHVHHDDQIEAMNQMVYDAFRPYGVFSHVNDNIEVEEYTEDEFPNEDAKRFYDKLISFNKPIYEGATQSILSISTQLLEIRSNWHVPQKGLDFVAQMLKSVCPVQKCLPDNYYQATQLVSKLGLKVEKIDCCKNGCMLYYKDDSNLSECKFCNAPRFIPRKTGMGKYKDIPVKRMFYFPIIPRLQRLYASTESASEMRWHHMNKNSSNILRHPSDGKAWKHFDSVYPDFSREPRNVRLGLCSDGFTPYIQASASPYSCWPIIVTPYNLPPEMCMTKPYLFLACLIPGPKNPKLKIDVYLQPLIDDLHRLWSNGILTYDISTKQNFIMKACLMWTINDFPAYGMLSGWGTQGKLACPHCMEHTDAFTLKSGHKNSWFDCHRRFLPSNHSFRRSKRSFLKNRVVTNEPPPISTGKDIWAVISNFPKVTEIGWEAKWKEFEGYGVDHNWKKRSIFWDLPYWKDNLLRHNLDVMHIEKNVFDNIFNTVMNVKDKTKDNEKAREDLAKLCFRGDLELQPLENGKNGKPKASYTLTKSEAKLVCKWLKELRMPDGYASNLSRCANVEKGTVHGMKSHDCHVFMECLLPIAFHSLPNLVWKPLTELSRFFKDLCCNTLRMDDLIKLDENIPIIICKLERIFPPGFFDSMEHLPIHLAKEAILGGPVQYRWMYPFERFMGVSKRAVTNKARVEGSICSDYIHRETNYFCSHYFNSFRLLPTINLSNKPHLDNDDILPTMSILQSGGRPSGKSRKYFLSDKEWKSSHVHVLINCDEVKPYLDIFLENHSLDIEDSSGRIHIEFPIWLKKYVNEETNGVTNQDIIALSRSPASMAISWNMYFINGYKFHTEEWSKGRKTSNCGVHVKGLAEGGNTDFYGIIKHIFELDYFGLKHKIPVFYCEWFDPTRNTGTKVHPQYKTVDIKMDKRYRPYDPFILAQNARQVYYVPYPEMCRDMRGWCAAITTKPRGRIEIDNIEDEVPYQSDGMLPALPNIEIEAISCLRDMSQLDVFEEIFDCSTSEADRGH from the exons ATGGATCGTACTTGGATGTACGATAGAGTATATTCCAATAGACACGGATTGAAAGAAGAGTATGTTCGCGGGGTTAAAGACTTCGTAAAGAGGGCTTTGAAACAACCTATTTGTAAATCTGAGGGAGGGATAAGGTGTCAGTGTATAAATTGCAAGTGTCTCAAGATAAGAACACCAACTAATGTTAGACTTCACTTGTATCGAGATGGATTTCAACCAGACTATTGGATTTGGACTCAACATGGAGAAGTAGAGCTCAATGTTAATACAAGGAATGATTCAAATAGTAGTGAGCATGTGCATCATGATGACCAAATTGAGGCAATGAATCAGATGGTGTATGATGCTTTTAGGCCTTATGGAGTATTCTCTCACGTGAATGATAACATAGAAGTTGAGGAATATACGGAGGATGAGTTTCCCAACGAAGATGCCAAACGATTTTATGACAAGTTGATATCTTTCAACAAGCCCATTTATGAGGGAGCGACCCAATCAATATTATCAATATCTACTCAACTTCTTGAAATTAGGTCTAATTGGCATGTACCACAAAAAGGTTTAGATTTTGTTGCACAAATGCTTAAAAGTGTATGTCCAGTTCAAAAATGCTTGCCCGATAACTATTACCAAGCAACACAGTTGGTATCTAAGTTAGGGCTAAAGGTTGAGAAGATTGATTGTTGTAAGAATGGTTGTATGTTATATTACAAGGATGATAGCAATCTATCAGAGTGCAAATTTTGTAATGCTCCTAGGTTCATTCCTCGCAAGACTGGCATGGGAAAGTACAAAGATATCCCAGTGAAGAGAATGTTCTACTTCCCAATCATTCCCAGATTACAAAGATTGTATGCATCAACTGAGTCGGCAAGTGAAATGAGATGGCATCACATGAACAAAAATAGTTCCAACATCCTTCGCCACCCGTCAGATGGAAAAGCATGGAAACATTTTGATAGTGTATATCCTGACTTTTCTAGGGAACCCAGAAATGTAAGGTTGGGTCTGTGTTCAGATGGTTTTACTCCTTACATTCAAGCGTCTGCTTCTCCATACTCATGTTGGCCAATAATAGTTACTCCGTATAATCTCCCCCCTGAAATGTGCATGACCAAACCATACTTGTTTTTGGCATGCCTCATACCCGGACCTAAAAACCCTAAATTAAAGATAGATGTCTACTTGCAACCATTGATTGATGATCTACATCGATTGTGGTCCAATGGAATATTGACCTATGATATATCTACAAAACAAAACTTCATCATGAAAGCCTGCTTGATGTGgacaattaatgattttccagccTATGGTATGTTATCTGGATGGGGAACACAAGGTAAattggcatgccctcattgtATGGAACACACTGATGCTTTCACCTTGAAAAGTGGCCATAAGAATTCCTGGTTTGACTGTCATCGTCGTTTCTTGCCATCTAATCACTCCTTCAGAAGGAGTAAAAGAAGTTTCCTAAAAAATAGGGTTGTGACCAATGAGCCACCTCCCATTTCCACAGGGAAAGATATATGGGCGGTAATAAGTAATTTTCCAAAAGTTACTGAAATTGGATGGGAGGCGAAATGGAAAGAATTCGAAGGGTATGGAGTGGATCACAATTGGAAAAAGCGAAGTATTTTTTGGGATCTCCCATATTGGAAGGATAATTTGTTAAGGCATAACCTCGATGTGATGCACATAGAAAAAAACGTCTTCGATAATATATTTAATACTGTCATGAATGTTAAGGATAAAACAAAGGATAATGAAAAGGCAAGAGAAGACTTGGCTAAATTATGCTTTCGCGGGGACTTGGAGCTCCAACCCTTAGAAAACGGAAAGAATGGTAAACCAAAGGCTAGTTACACTCTAACCAAATCTGAAGCCAAGTTGGTTTGTAAATGGCTTAAGGAATTGAGAATGCCAGATGGCTATGCTTCAAACCTCAGTAGGTGTGCGAATGTAGAAAAGGGTACGGTGCATGGGATGAAGAGCCATGATTGTCATGTTTTCATGGAATGTTTACTCCCAATTGCATTCCATTCATTGCCAAATTTGGTTTGGAAACCATTAACTGAGCTAAGTCGATTCTTTAAAGATCTTTGTTGCAATACATTGAGGATGGACGACTTAATTAAGTTGGATGAGAATATTCCAATTATCATATGCAAGTTGGAAAGGATTTTTCCACCAGGTTTCTTTGACTCAATGGAGCATCTTCCAATCCATCTTGCCAAAGAAGCAATTCTAGGTGGTCCAGTACAGTACCGATGGATGTATCCATTCGAAAG ATTTATGGGAGTCTCAAAGAGGGCAGTGACAAATAAGGCTAGAGTTGAAGGTTCCATATGCAGTGATTATATACATCGCGAGACAAATTACTTTTGCTCTCATTATTTCAACTCTTTCCGTTTGTTGCCAACCATAAATCTTAGTAACAAACCTCATTTAGACAATGATGACATTCTACCTACAATGTCCATTCTACAAAGTGGCGGTCGACCAAGTGGGAAGTCACGAAAATATTTTCTATCTGATAAGGAATGGAAGTCTTCACATGTGCATGTCTTGATAAATTGTGATGAGGTTAAACCATATCTTGA CATATTCTTAGAGAACCACTCTCTAGATATAGAAGATTCATCTGGGCGCATACATATAGAGTTTCCCATATGGCTGAAGAAATATGTAAATGAGGAGACAAATGGAGTTACTAACCAAGATATAATTGCCTTGTCTCGCAGTCCTGCATCAATGGCCATATCATGGAACATGTATTTTATCAATGGGTACAAGTTTCATACTGAAGAATGGAGCAAAGGTAGAAAAACTAGCAATTGTGGTGTGCACGTGAAAGGTCTTGCAGAAGGAGGAAATACTGATTTTTATGGAATAATCAAACATATCTTTGAGCTAGATTACTTTGGTCTGAAGCATAAGATTCCAGTTTTTTATTGTGAATGGTTTGATCCAACAAGGAATACGGGCACAAAGGTTCACCCACAATATAAAACTGTGGATATTAAGATGGATAAACGTTATCGTCCTTATGATCCTTTCATCCTTGCGCAAAATGCAAGACAAGTGTATTATGTCCCATATCCAGAAATGTGTAGAGATATGCGTGGATGGTGTGCGGCAATCACCACAAAACCAAGGGGTCGCATAGAGATTGACAACATAGAGGATGAAGTACCTTATCAATCTGATGGGATGTTACCGGCGCTACCCAATATAGAAATTGAAGCAATATCTTGTTTGCGTGACATGTCACAATTAGATGTGTTTGAAGAGATTTTTGATTGCTCTACTAGTGAAGCAGATAGAGGGCATTGA
- the LOC127104272 gene encoding uncharacterized protein LOC127104272, whose translation MTKRGGKAKVLAPGKLQEERNRIINKKHIVRKPAQTTLSMQDASSAPTPAQAAPSVQVASSMPTSASKKSSVQAASSMPTPAQEASSVQVASSMPTSASKKSCVQAASLMPTPAQAASSVQAASSMPTPAPTVVPVHATTSEKFSFMPTPTLSHQTMAGPQSINLQTMASPSNLAEEEDVDADEDEAVGQETITPLVPTIDENGKVIIKPSGTGLVPAKEVAGAINYAIRKQFYKPIHHWSALDPDTKADWFKLFGEKVSWDPFDHAFVYSAFEKKGRKRLNDMLGKARRKGTRPSWISDDAWVELQTYWKKTEFLAVSSQNKTNRASARGGAVHTTGRKAHIDVALQLSRELQRDLRPDELFLKTHKRKNGEWVDSRAASTYCFEKGYADRIQVFSTDFIDEDFVDACAVFYEIETQVEKSIRKLTITNYVIWKCFRLKTFKEKFDAELQPTEEGNGEVVQVLDGERVNQLWTEAAGGRNRGRVYGAADLAINLKRGSKSFTQQSQTPQHSMFEMSLEAERAARIRAEQIAEAATTQLQEANEAMRAATEAAKAATETAQRMEREMNAWKEFMMKKFDTSTFVSHSHHYDDDLDDQSLDED comes from the exons ATGACTAAAAGAGGTGGAAAAGCTAAGGTATTAGCACCAGGAAAACTTCAAGAAGAACGAAATCGCATAATTAACAAGAAGCATATCGTTAGGAAACCTGCTCAAACAACATTGTCTATGCAGGATGCATCATCGGCACCAACACCAGCTCAGGCAGCACCGTCCGTGCAGGTTGCATCGTCGATGCCGACATCAGCTTCGAAAAAATCATCTGTGCAGGCTGCATCGTCGATGCCAACACCAGCTCAGGAAGCATCGTCCGTGCAGGTTGCATCATCAATGCCAACATCAGCTTCTAAAAAATCGTGTGTGCAGGCTGCATCGTTGATGCCAACACCAGCTCAGGCAGCATCGTCCGTGCAGGCTGCATCGTCGATGCCAACACCAGCTCCAACTGTAGTACCTGTTCATGCCACTACCTCTGAGAAATTCAGTTTTATGCCTACTCCAACTTTAAGCCATCAAACAATGGCTGGCCCTCAAAGTATAAACCTTCAAACAATGGCTAGCCCTTCAAATTTGGCAGAGGAGGAAGATGTGGATGCTGATGAGGATGAGGCGGTGGGTCAAGAAACTATTACCCCTCTTGTGCCAACAATAGATGAGAATGGGAAAGTTATTATAAAACCATCTGGTACTGG GCTAGTTCCTGCCAAAGAAGTTGCTGGTGCCATTAATTATGCGATACGCAAACAATTTTATAAACCTATACATCATTGGTCTGCACTCGATCCTGATACGAAAGCTGATTGGTTTAAGTTGTTTGGA gAGAAGGTTTCGTGGGATCCTTTCGATCATGCATTTGTCTATAGCGCATTtgaaaaaaaaggaagaaaacGATTAAACGACATGTTGGGGAAGGCGAGGAGAAAAGGGACTCGACCTTCATGGATTAGTGATGATGCTTGGGTTGAACTTCAAACTTATTGGAAAAAGACCGAGTTTTTGGCTGTGTCTTCTCAAAACAAGACCAATCGAGCTTCCGCAAGAGGCGGAGCAGTCCACACCACAGGCCGTAAGGCTCATATTGATGTTGCACTTCAACTT TCACGTGAACTTCAAAGGGATCTGCGTCCCGATGAGTTATTTTTAAAAACACACAAGAGGAAAAATGGTGAATGGGTTGACAGTCGTGCTGCATCTACTTAT TGTTTTGAGAAAGGTTATGCAGATAGGATTCAGGTTTTTTCTACTGATTTTATTGATGAGGATTTCGTTGATGCTTGTGCTG TTTTTTATGAAATTGAAACGCAGGTTGAAAAATCAATTAGGAAACTAACTATTACTAACTATGTGATTTGGAAGTGTTTCAGACTG AAGACTTTTAAAGAGAAGTTTGATGCAGAACTTCAGCCAACTGAAGAAGGGAATGGAGAGGTTGTTCAGGTGTTAGATGGAGAGCGTGTAAATCAGCTATGGACAGAGGCTGCTGGGGGCCGTAACCGTGGTCGGGTTTATGGCGCTGCAGATTTAGCTATTAATCTAAAACGTGGATCAAAAAGTTTTACCCAACAATCTCAAACTCCTCAACACTCTATGTTTGAGATGTCATTAGAAGCTGAAAGAGCAGCTAGAATTAGAGCTGAACAAATTGCCGAGGCTGCAACGACCCAATTACAAGAGGCTAACGAAGCAATGCGAGCTGCTACCGAGGCTGCAAAAGCTGCTACCGAGACTGCACAAAGGATGGAGAGGGAGATGAATGCTTGGAAGGAATTTATGATGAAGAAATTTGACACTTCAACTTTTGTATCACATTCTCATCATTATGATGACGATTTGGATGATCAATCATTAGATGAAGATTGA